Within Quercus lobata isolate SW786 chromosome 5, ValleyOak3.0 Primary Assembly, whole genome shotgun sequence, the genomic segment GTTTTCGACATGGTACCTTGATGCGTCTTTTTTAGTGCCTTTCAGGAAAGACAAGTTAAAGCTAAGTCAAGATTCCGAGTCTTCTTGCAGCAACTTCCAAGGTTTAGATCTTTTAGACTGGGCTTATTTTTTAGTCTTGAGTAGAATGTATTCTAGGACATCCATTGTACTCttatggttttgtcacgaattaccagaaggggagattgttagattcatatttttatgtaattggcatatcttATGACAAAATGCAATTTACTTGtttattatttgtaattgtttTCCATATGGTTTGCATAACATGTTTGTTGCTTTCAAGAAAGACAGGTATGAAgtcaatcaaaacaatcaatcCTAGTTCGTGCTATGTTTCTTAGGATTGGTTATTTTTAAATAGGCTAGTGTATTTGAATATGGGTTCATTCATTGTATTTGGGTtattattgtattgggcttacTTTTGTACTTgaggttttgtcatggattgacAAAGGGGGAGATTGCTAGGGTCATATATTTTGGTATTGTCAACCATACCAAATTATGTgtcttttattgagttttgatgtgTCTTAAAGTTGAAATTGAAGACCAAGTTAAAGACCAAGCTATAGTGGTTGGTAAAGTCCATATTAACAAAGGATATACCAATGTGGGACTCAAGACATGTCCAAACAATATCAAATCAACCAGGGACGTCACAAAAATAATAATCGATTTTTAGAATATAATATTCTACTAAAAACTTCATAGACATaagcataaacataaacatgtgtattaacataatatgttatttttattcaaatatgaataaaaaattaaacaaaaaaaaatgtcttatgTCAACTACTCAATTTATTAGTTCGCAAAAAActttttctgcttttttgttgttgagagaaacaccttttccttctttgtttgaatatataaattgatttaATAATATACATGTGAGAGATGGTTAATTcatatgtttatatttaaagaataataatattgaGAAGAGTATGTAGTTGGCATAAAGCCACTTATAATGTTAGATATGATGATAGATGAAAGTTGGCAACCATATTATGTGTTATTATAGCTctttccataaaaattaaataaaagtgtCAAATGAAATGAAAACATTGGATTCTAAAGAAATTAGTCAAATATGTTATTGAGAAtgacactaaaaaaataaaacaaatagcAATACTATCATTTTGTTTGCAATAGTAGATACTAACAGTggaccaataaaaatataataaaaagataccATGACCTTTAAGGTCATCGACAAAGAGCtaagtcataatttttttttgaaaatagctAAGTCATAATTTCTTTATTAGTAACATAGTGTATCAAAGaaaactttattaatatgaCCACTTTAACGTTGTCAATAAATTTATCTACGATACAATAATCCTTGCATGTAACAACATTACACAACAATTTGTCTCTTTATCAAGTAAAACTtacaatattaataaattacttCGTTAATACTTTGGTGTCTTCATGCCGTTGTAGTCATAAGGCAAGAAGTGGTAATTTGGAGAGAGTTGAAACATAGACAAAAATATAgttaaaaattgatttaataCTTTGGTGTCTTCATGCCATTGTAGTCATAAGGCAAGAAGAGGTAATTTGGAGAGAGTTGAGGCATAGACAAAAATATagttaaaaattgatttgtatgttaaaatagaGGAAGTATAATCcataaaataagtttatatgtTGACATTTgtattttcatgtatttttattcttattttaaataatgACAAATCTATTTGttggtacaaaaaaaaaaaaaccacatattcatgtttatttttatatttatatttatgtttatatagttttattctcattatatttggaaaataataattcttattatatattcaaaatCCTTCTATATTTCTGAATTATGAATAAAAACAACCAGTAAGTTGAAGTTTATTAGGCTATTTATATTCAGAGAAagattaaatagaaaataaaataattaaaaaaaaagtttgggcTCTATTCACTCCTGTCGGACCTCCATTTGATTTTGGTCAAAAgagattttcttttaaatctGCAAGTTATCTctccacacccccccccccccccccccttttttggtGAGACTATTAATCTTAAAAACAAACCCCAAAAATAGGCTCAAGAGAAAAGTGGCACCTGGTAAATGAAGCAGAatggttagagagagagagagagagagagagagagagtaggggTAAGCTCAGATGGAAGAATAAGGGCTCGGGTTACAATTTAACTAATTCTAATCTGGGCCACTCATGCTCTAGTTCTGCCCAAGGTCTAGTCCCTATaggcttattttaaatttaatttctctttatttagcCCCTCCAAAAAATAATGGAGATAGTCTTTAATTCCATTAttcaaaaccctttttttttcttttttcttttttttacatttcaatTTATGTTTGGTACATCCTATATTCACATAATAGGGTTctttatttactttgaattgGGGATAGTCTATTCTATAGTGaatgtcaaatttatatattatcaaACATTTTGGTCTATTTGGTCTAATTATGAAACATTTCAgtctaatttatatatttactctctctctctctctctctctctcttatctctctcaatttttggcTTGATATTTATTTGAGTTAatacttgattattttttaagtaagaatttgaatttatatcaaaacacaatcttggTTATGCTAATTAAAGATCGACATTAGGTCTATTTCAGTCCACTTCATCTATGTGGTCCAATTCGGTCTACTTCAGTCCAATTCATTCTATTTCGGTCCACTTCAGTCTAATTAGATTCATTCGGTCTATTCAATCCAATTTggtctattcagtccattttggtccatttggttCACTTAGGGTTTTTTCGATCTGCTTTGTTCAATTTAGTCATGTTTGGACCGTTTTAGTCCATTCCGTCAAATAAGGTCCATTTGGTCTACTTCAGTCCATTGGGTCCTACTTTGATCCAATTTGGTCAATTCGATCTATTTCAGATCACTTTAGTCCAATTTAGTGTACCTACTTAAGAATGGGAAAATACAAGTTTGGATTGATAgtactatcaattatttgagtaatatcaattgtaattgTATCATAAGCTTTgattatcataattatttcttttaagaGAATGTGAATTTGAATAGTAActttgaaacttaaaatttttaattgtaccaaaaaagaaaactaggaaaatataatgcataataaaaataatttgaagaaTATGGAGcatttcaatataatttttagagaataaattatacatatttagTATAAgtttttatgagttttaattatcatatataataatctcttttaagagaatgaagaatttgattaatttatttaaataaaaattatgcacACGCAcgctcacacacacacacatttatttatttattttgcttgaaGATATAATCAACTTTACTTGAAAATATAATCAACCTCATGCAATTTATTTAAAAGTAATGACATTAAAACAAATGAGTAACAACCTTAAAGATTAGATTTGTATATCAATAGCCTTCATGTTAGAAAGACATTCACTTAAATTTAGctagaccaaagtggactgaaatgTTACGTTAATCTAGTTCAAGAAAAGTGaagtaacaataaatgctataCTTAAAATTTAAGATATTATGATTTAGAGATCTATATATTTCTTTAATACGTTTTGATGCAAGATGCAGAAGCGTCAAGAAGTAGAACATGTCTACttctagaaaataagaaataaaacacATTTCTTTCTGAAAATAATCTTGAATTCATGAGGGTTCCTTGAATCTTCAAGGAGAAAGGGTTTGGAATCTACCATACAATGAGAAGACAAAAGtctgaattttattgattgaataattgtttCCAAAAAAGGTGTACGGACTTAAGGGCCCTTTAAAGGGATCtgtaaaacttgacagacaaaaaaatatattctaaaataacttctaattaatacctaaccatAAAGGGAATCAAATTTGATCTAAAAAGTACTAAATGCACCTAAAagcaaggaaataaatcacctaaacctaaaataacgttttttacataaaaagtacaaaaaataataaattacaataattaaacagTAAATCGTGTCCTACATCACATTTGGATTTAGAATAGGTGCCTACAAACCAAAAATGTCTTTTCTCTATATGTAAGTATACAAAAATGAACTGAATTGAATTAAAGTGGACACAAATGGATcgaattggaccaaatggaaTGAAGTGGACCGAGTAGGACCGAATCGGAACAAGGTGGACCAAATAGGACAAAATGGACCATATAGGACTGAAAAAGATAGTGGACTAATGTGGACCATATAGGACGAAAGTGGACTGAATAACAATGAATGGATAGATTAGGACCAAGGTGGACataatggactgaataggaccaaattggATTGAATAGGATAAAAGTGGATTTAATAGAACCAATGTTAGCTAAATAGGATCAAAGTGGAtagaatggactgaataggaccatCAAGTGGgccaaatataacaaaattgaatagaatggaccgaataggactaaATCGGACCGAATGGTTTgaataggactgaagtggacaaaagtggacagaatggaccgaaaAAGACCAATATAGACCAAATGAACTAaataggaccaaaatggaccgaagagaaccaaagtggactgaagaggacagaatggaccaaataggacaGAATAAAACCAACGTGGACTGAACAggacttttgaatatttatcaattttatttcatttttattgctcatatttctaatttctaatgtcttttttcttttgtattttttaactcaaaactaaagagtttatcccaaatataataaaatttcatacttttcaactcaataattaatgaaaaaaaaaaaaaatgaaattttcagCTAAACTTGAAAAGTCAACCCACAAAAAAGAATCAGTTTAAGGCTCaattagtccaaaatggaccgaaGGGGACTGACATTGATCGTGTAGATTGAATTGGACCGAAGTAGATCTAACTggactaaataaaaattgtttaatttttaggaagaacaattatcttaaaaaaaatttagagaacaaattatactttattgtaaaattaaaaaacaattatttattcCCACGTGTCGCGTGAGTCTGTAACTAGTAATACATTATCTGTAAGAAATatatagttaaatgattaaaattacTATTTTCTAATAGCTTAAGTTTTGGGGAGAATCGTTAATTTAATATAGTATTAGAGTAGGAGGTTTTGAATTCAATCATTGTCTCCTTCAGTCtacctttaatttaaaatattacgTGTTAAGTCTTacctatatattaaaaatgaatttgaatttaattaaatttatcatttatcaataacttaaacttttgaaataattaataatttaacattaatacttgacttgaagtTCATTGCATTATCAACAAGTTCATTAATAATTGTTTAACACTGACTCAAAAACTTGGTGGAAAGAGTTGTGCACCAAAGGCAAGCTAGCACTTCTCTTATCCACTCAAAACTTTAATTTCCGAGATAGATAGAGAGAAAATCTAAATGAGCCCACAACCAAATAACCCCTAACCAATTACAAACATCCAACTCAGACTTCTACCTCCATCCGCCTTATCcaccctcttcttcttccctccACCACCAATCTCTCCTAATCCTTCAAAGAATCTAAAAACCTTCTCTCCACACCCTTTGCTTCACCTTCATCATCAACTCCTTCCCATTTCccactcaacaaacacttcCATAGAGACATAACCAAAACAAACATGTCTCTAACCATCCCCACGAATCTCTCAAAACCCATTTTGAAGCCAAAGTTGAGCTCTTCACCCATCCCGAAATCAAGGCCTACGATTGTATGCAGCTCCCAAAACAGCAACCAAGATGAGCAAAACACAACTTCACCATTGAAGGCCTTCTCAGCTGCACTAGCTCTCTCTTCCATTCTTGTCTCAGCCCCAGTACTCCCAGCCAATGCTGACATCGCGGGTCTAACCCCATGCAAAGAGTCCAAGCAATTCGCCAAACGTGAAAAGCAacaaatcaaaaagcttgagtCCTCATTGAAGCTTTACGCACCCGACAGTGCACCAGCTCTGGCTATCAAAGCCTCAGTAGAAAAGACAAAGCGTAGGTTCGACAATTATGGAAAACAGGGCTTGCTTTGTGGGTCTGATGGGCTTCCTCATTTGATTGTGAGCGGTGACCAGAGGCACTGGGGTGAGTTCATCACTCCTGGGATTCTGTTCCTGTACATTGCTGGGTGGATCGGGTGGGTGGGTCGGAGCTACCTGATTGCTATAAGGGATGAGAAGAAGCCAACCCAGAAGGAGATCATCATTGATGTGCCTTTGGCTTCGAGTTTGCTTTTCAGGGGTTTCATTTGGCCTGTGGCTGCTTACAGAGAGTTGGTGAATGGTGATCTTGTTGTCAAGGATGTCTAAATTCATCGTTTCAGGTTTGCTTTTTATTGAAGCCTCAGCcaatttagtttttagtttttacttgcCAATGTTTCACATGAGTGCTGAAATTCAATAGCTAGATTCTAAAACAACAATAACTAATCATGACtgtaatcatatataatataataagtgAAAgtataattagtttttaattgtaatataattttaCGTCAAAATGTTCATGTGCCCATTTTATATAGGATGATCACCTTATTCATCTAAGAAAGACAACCTCATCATCACTATTATTGAATATTTCCATTGGTAAACACAGGTTGCAACATACAACCTAATAGGATAGTTATGCCCAAAATTTCAACCACCATTCAAATCTAAAAACAttcttatagtttttctttctttctttttcgggttaaaaaaatcatatgtttcTAGTAGTTGTGGTGATGCAAAAATTAATCTCAATAGGTCTACTAATGCAGTAATGCCACTGTTTCAAAAtcatgcatctctttatatTCTACTCTTGGACTAAATTTGGTGGATAATGCTAGATAATTGATAATTTTGCTAGTTAATCCTACTAATGAAGTGGAAATTTAAGATGGggattcaaaagaaaatttatatatatagaattcaTGAAAATTTGCTTGTTCATTTAACAAAATTATCCTGGATTATAATTCTCATGGACATCTCAATTCTCACGAATTGCAAGAATTTTAAGTAGAAAATTTCTATtgttaattttagaaaataaattgctTATCAATtaacatttatatttatgaatatagatatttaaaaatacggtatatattcaaattttatgtataccaaacaataaaaattatcaaattttgggAATCCTAATTTATAATTTCTACTTTTTGTGAATTTAAAGTAAATTATAATTGtcagaatttgaaatttttagcaaCCAAACACTGAATAGGTCTTCAATCCACTTAGcaagataatataaaataatataccaaacaataaaaatatcaaatttgttACTATTGCTGCTGCAGAATAAAGACTTTctatttggttatttttctcCAACAGTAGCATGGGGTGAAGAGACGCAGTAGAGGGAGGTGGAGTGCTCGTCTTGGGAATTTGTTTGAAGGAGAGGAGTGGTGGAATATTTCTTGTATTTAACTTGTAAAATGTTACTTCATTTTATGAGATATTGCTTGTGCTGGACATTTTAAACTAATCTTCTTTACATTTTTAGCCAGTGTAATCAACACCAATGCCAAATATCCCACTGAACCAGCCCGAACGGCCTAAGTGTTCATTGTTTAATTTCTTCACACGCCTTCTGTTTTGTATGTGTTGATTGGTTGAGACGATGGAAAAAtacgaaaattaaaaaaaaaaattatgatggatagaaaaatagaaaaaaatgaaatatttttgttattatacaCACCCTATTACACAATTTTACTTACACTTCTGAAAATCACTAAAATCATGACTCGAAGTCACAATTTTTAATTGGGTCGGGGAATCTAAGATCATGCGGCTTGTCTCATCAAGAGCCACTCAGCTAGTGATTGTCAAAGTTTTGTTCACACCTCATCCATAATGTCTTTGTAATGGGGCGAGAGCCTCCATAATTCTTGTTGCGATGCTCCTACGCAAGTGCTAATGAAGTCGTCCCTCAATTGGTGAATTCAGTACTCATAGAAACTTCTGGTTTGCGGTTCCCTACAAATGACACCAATTATAAGTgggtaaaactaaaaaaataagtaatgaTTTTGTCTAGCACATATGTCCGAAGTACTAGGATTCACACATGAACAAAATGCAAAATAGTGAAAACCTACTTATTAGGTTGGAGACGAACCAATGGGGCTAGTTGGAGGCTTTCCAAAGAGAAAGTTAGTGATgagtttaataaaataagtttaagaaaaagaaaaaattttagtttatattgtatTAATAATGTAAGATTTACATTGTAAACTAAACAAATGTTTACTGTTGTACAAATTTGTTTAGtctataatataatatttgtaTTACTAGTATAATGTAAACCTATAATTATCCTTAAGAAATATGACAAAGTAGTAGTGAGATAATAGAGTGCACACCTTTCTCTAACTTAGTATGCTCTTCTAGAAATTTTTGAGTGGGAGGCTAAAATGGGAGGCTAgtattataagatttttttataaaaaaattataataatctGTTTTCAACTTTTGTTAGTGATTTTAACAGTGATAAGCTGTAGTGAGgtgaatataatttatttttgaaaaataagaggCTTGTGTACAATTCGAAACAATGTAGAGGTGAGTGTAATTTTAATAAACTTCAAGGAAAGTTAGTAcaatttttcctttgttttctttggtctATGCCTTGCTGCATTTGTTCTAAATAACACTTCAAAGTTTCCGATCCTTGTAAACTTTTAAAAGGGTGCAGGTCTAAATTTCCATGCTTAAGGGACGTTTAGTAACGTTGTTttaataatgttgtttgtattatTTGGAAATACGTTTGAGTTGTGTGAAAAtgtgtataatgttgtttaaaaactgaaaacatttgtctaaacacatgtaccaaacaagccctaagCTTTTCTCAGagattttacctttttttagatttttttaaattaaaaaaaaaaaagccttttttctcaagaaaattaagaaacgaaataaaataagagagagatagagaccTTTATAGCTCAACTGacactttttggtatttctAATAGAAATTTCTCAGATTCAAATGTCCCCACTcctaactattaaattataaattaaaattaaaataattattgttattattaaataaatgaaaaaaaggggagagagagagagagagagagagagaaaagaccAACCAATCTCTTTGATTAAAAATATCTCTCAATCAAGCCATTTTCTACAGAGGAAATTGAAGGATAATTCAAATGTATTTAATTAGTGTGGCAGGTTAATCAGGAGCTTTTGATtgagattaataaaaaaagtaatctttaagagagagagagagagagagatgaactaCAAGTCCACAACTAATAAATATGTCATGGTAAAATGGAAAACCCTGAAATAATTAAAAGTAGATACCACCCATTTATACTCCCTTGCTATTAATACCCAAGGCATCACTTAGaatacatggaaaattttcttgtaataatCTGATCACAAGTCCGCACTATATAATTACTAAACATATATAAGCTTGaattatatttacaatatacatatataagtTAATCATAAACACCCATTTCAAACCAAAGCGGGCGAATGGCCTCCGCCACTGCTCCTGTCACtgccacagccacagccacagccacagaTGCCgccactgccaccaccacaaTTATCCCTACCAATACATTATATATTTCTTGAGACGGTTTTATGGGTGTCTCTAATACATTTGGTGGGTCTCACGTGCCTGTAGGATTCACATGTCATGAGAGGGACGTTCCATAAGATCATCTCATagatactttttttctttactattgCTGATGTATAATAATTATATCAAATTTAAATCCAACTCAGGGAGACAAAAATTAATCTAGAGATAGGAGGCATGACCAGTAGAAATTAAACTAGCATAACCACATTGACTCTCCCAAATTGGCCTGATCCACTACCGTATCCATGTCAAAAATGGGCTTGACTTGTGAGCCCATGAGCCTTGATGATGGCGAGCCGCTACTACTTGGGCTACCTGGCCCGACCCCATGGTTGGGCATTGATGCAGTCTGTCTCACCCGCAAGTGCACCACTTCAGCCTGAGCCAGAGCCAGTTGGGTCTGGAGCACATCAATTTGTTGCTGTAGAGATGAAATGGCACCAACACACCCATACACAGGGTCACGAACCCTTGCATTTGCTTCATAAACCATGCTACTAACTGCATCACCTCGCTGGTCCACTGGCAATTCCTGTTAATTAAGATTCACAATTAAAATTTCCTCTTAGCCATGGATCCAATAGAATCAATGTGTaacccaagcccaagcccaaaagaTTTTCAGagctagatatatatatatatatatatatatatatgtcatgaTCATATCATCTTGGTTTCTTAAAAAGCTtgttttagtcttttatataTGCCCATGTATCATTCATGTATAAAGCTTAATTCTAACTAGTCTAAAGTTTCTTTGCTTCCTTCTTTTTGAAGACCAGTTACATGATACCCAACTTCTAGAAtttggtttaattctttttcATTCACCATGTGGAATATATATTTAAgactttcttttaattttctttttaaacaatattCTTTTcggtagggtttttttttttttttttttttttgattatgtAAGAGGTAGATATTATATGGAAATCACAGGGGGCCCAGATCTAAAAAAGGCGTGCCCGATTGACATTTAGTTCTGGtgtttttcaataaaataacaaGACTATATAAGAAACAACTTCACGTGATTTGGAAacatcaattatattatatgtataCTATTTGtataaagataatgtaaaaGACTAAAgataacaatttattttgttcataaaaaatatgtttcgGCAATTAGTGATCCCAATTCCAAAGACATATTTCCTCAAAGTCGCTGAACTACCCTTGCCCTTGATGCCTCGTCCAGCAAACCGTCAAGCATGGTCCACGTGGACAGAAAAGTGATAGACGGAGAGGGCATCACTCTTTTCTAATTTCTTGTCTTGAGggaaattttgtagaaaaaataaaatataattgacaACTCTTAAATAGTTTTACTcacaaactaaaattaaaatacaatcgTAAAATCAACCCatacagccaaaaaaaaaaaaaaaaaaaaaacacaaaaattactaactaaaactaaaaaactcaCTGAATTAGTAAATCccaatttgagagagagagagagagagagagtttttatCAAGATTTGGCAACTCTTAAATAGTTTTACTCactaactaaaattaaaatacaatcatAAAATCAACccatacaccaaaaaaaaacacaaaaattactAACCAAAACTAAAAGACTCACTGAATTAGTAAACCCcaatttgtgagagagagagagagagtgagagttttTATCAAGATTTGGCAACTCTTAAATAGTTTTACTCactaactaaaattaaaatacaataataaaatcaacccatacaccaaaaaaaaaacacaaaaattactAACTAAAACTAAAAGACTCACTGAATTAGTAAACCCCaatttgtatgtgtgtgtgagagagagagagagagagagagtttttatCGAGATTTGGTACaatatcaagtttttttttttttttttctcagaacAAACTATGATGAGTTAGTGAGATTTTCTAAAAACAGCACACAAACTGGATTCTTTCTTTCACGCAATTTGGTTGCAAACTAGTACGACAGACTTCATATTTAAAAAACTAGTATCACTGTCACAGTTGATCACTTGGAGTACTAAACACATAATTGGTAGACATTACATATCTTTTACTCAATATTATCATATATAACTGCATTAATTTGCcataaaattgtaataaaatttgccATACCTAATTCATAAACCCCTACAAAAGATATGGAGTTATGTACACTTGaagaattagtaaaaaataGTAGGGTTGGTAAGATGTCTACTTTTCTGGTAGGGAAGACTTTTTCTTGGGTTATGCACTATTTAGGAGTATGTAGGAATGACTTCAAATGTGAACTAGTTGGGGATATTTAGCcatcaatataataaaattaccgtatacaaacaaaatttacaacaaTTTCAATCTATTTACCAAGAAATACTAtcttattaaaatgaaaaagttgcAGACTTAGTGGGTCCACAAGTG encodes:
- the LOC115991781 gene encoding photosystem I reaction center subunit III, chloroplastic, which translates into the protein MSLTIPTNLSKPILKPKLSSSPIPKSRPTIVCSSQNSNQDEQNTTSPLKAFSAALALSSILVSAPVLPANADIAGLTPCKESKQFAKREKQQIKKLESSLKLYAPDSAPALAIKASVEKTKRRFDNYGKQGLLCGSDGLPHLIVSGDQRHWGEFITPGILFLYIAGWIGWVGRSYLIAIRDEKKPTQKEIIIDVPLASSLLFRGFIWPVAAYRELVNGDLVVKDV
- the LOC115988799 gene encoding LOB domain-containing protein 4; protein product: MKESGRKQGAPSPCAACKLLRRRCAQDCVFAPYFPADDPQKFANVHKVFGASNVNKMLQELPVDQRGDAVSSMVYEANARVRDPVYGCVGAISSLQQQIDVLQTQLALAQAEVVHLRVRQTASMPNHGVGPGSPSSSGSPSSRLMGSQVKPIFDMDTVVDQANLGESMWLC